Proteins from a single region of Chryseobacterium sp. W4I1:
- a CDS encoding neutral zinc metallopeptidase → MKWTDDRGGNVDDRRGSGGSGGMIVGGGLGTLIIAAIVFFLGGDPSGILNSGSVQSSGNGQKRELTAEENKIGEMVDMMSGWNVITWDQIFKENGMTYTKPGIVLFEDTTQSGCGTAQSAMGPFYCPADQKIYMDMSFFNELQQRFGAKVTEFTVAYVLAHEEGHHIQTLLGTTQKVDELRRSGRYSEADMNRVSIATELQADFYAGVWAKRTNDTKGILEPGDIESAIDAAQAVGDDNIQKRSQGYVNQESFTHGSSAQRKEWFMKGYNTGDIKQGDTFNQLLK, encoded by the coding sequence ATGAAATGGACAGACGACAGAGGCGGAAACGTGGATGACCGCCGTGGTTCTGGTGGCAGCGGAGGTATGATTGTAGGTGGAGGGCTCGGAACTTTGATTATAGCTGCAATTGTTTTCTTTTTGGGAGGTGATCCTTCCGGTATTCTGAACTCCGGCAGTGTACAATCTTCCGGAAACGGACAAAAACGCGAACTTACCGCTGAAGAGAATAAAATTGGGGAAATGGTAGATATGATGAGTGGATGGAATGTCATTACCTGGGATCAGATTTTTAAAGAAAACGGGATGACGTATACAAAACCGGGAATTGTTCTTTTTGAAGATACTACACAATCCGGATGCGGAACTGCTCAGTCTGCCATGGGACCGTTCTACTGTCCTGCCGACCAAAAGATCTATATGGACATGAGCTTTTTTAATGAACTACAGCAGAGATTCGGGGCAAAAGTAACGGAATTCACTGTAGCCTATGTTTTGGCCCACGAAGAAGGGCACCATATCCAGACTCTTTTGGGAACCACTCAGAAAGTAGATGAGTTAAGAAGAAGCGGAAGATATTCTGAAGCAGATATGAACAGGGTGTCTATAGCTACAGAGCTGCAGGCAGATTTCTATGCCGGAGTATGGGCAAAAAGAACAAATGATACAAAAGGTATTCTGGAGCCTGGTGATATAGAATCTGCCATAGATGCGGCCCAGGCTGTAGGTGATGACAATATCCAAAAAAGATCGCAAGGCTATGTGAATCAGGAAAGCTTTACCCACGGCTCATCAGCTCAGCGCAAAGAATGGTTTATGAAAGGTTATAATACAGGAGATATTAAGCAGGGAGATACCTTTAACCAGCTTTTAAAATAA
- a CDS encoding glutathionylspermidine synthase family protein: protein MKRIQSQFRKNWQHKLENLGFGYHSLDGLYWDESHYYQLSTEEIDTIETATAELWEMCLKAVDYIIEKDLWEKFNIPEWFRNYIITSWEEDHPSIYGRFDFGFDGKNLKLLEFNADTPTSLYEASVIQWYWLQEMYPNKDQFNSIHEKLVGYWKHLKHYMNPHHIYFASLTNIEDVTNVEYMRDCASQAGFDTEFIPVQDIGWAEDISEFIAEDRSVMEYIFKLYPYEWILADGFGEKLVKNGFRSQWIEPAWKILLSSKAILPIIWEMYPNHPYLLESYFEPGHLKDFAKKPIYSREGANVILHKNNIPVEENDGVYGKEGFIYQQLFELPNFEGNYPVIGSWVIGQEPAGIGIRESVHLITNNQSRFVPHLIG, encoded by the coding sequence ATGAAAAGAATTCAGTCACAGTTCAGGAAAAACTGGCAGCATAAACTTGAGAACCTGGGGTTTGGATACCATTCTCTGGATGGGCTTTATTGGGACGAAAGTCATTATTACCAGTTGAGTACAGAAGAAATCGATACAATAGAAACTGCTACTGCCGAGCTCTGGGAAATGTGCTTAAAAGCGGTAGATTATATTATTGAAAAAGATCTTTGGGAAAAATTCAATATTCCTGAGTGGTTCCGGAATTATATTATCACAAGCTGGGAAGAAGATCATCCGTCCATCTACGGAAGATTTGATTTCGGTTTTGATGGAAAGAATCTGAAATTGCTGGAATTTAATGCAGATACTCCTACCTCGCTGTATGAAGCATCGGTTATACAATGGTATTGGCTGCAGGAAATGTATCCTAATAAAGATCAGTTTAATTCTATTCATGAAAAGCTGGTGGGCTATTGGAAGCACCTTAAACATTATATGAATCCTCATCATATTTATTTTGCTTCACTTACCAATATTGAAGATGTAACCAATGTGGAATACATGCGCGACTGTGCTTCGCAGGCAGGTTTTGATACAGAATTTATTCCTGTTCAGGATATTGGATGGGCTGAAGATATTTCAGAATTCATTGCAGAAGACCGTTCTGTGATGGAATATATTTTCAAGCTTTATCCTTATGAGTGGATCCTTGCAGACGGTTTTGGCGAAAAACTGGTGAAAAATGGTTTCAGGTCGCAATGGATTGAACCGGCATGGAAAATTTTACTTTCCTCAAAAGCTATTCTGCCCATTATTTGGGAGATGTATCCCAATCATCCTTACCTTCTGGAATCTTATTTTGAACCTGGGCATCTGAAAGATTTTGCTAAAAAGCCTATTTACTCCAGAGAAGGAGCCAATGTGATCCTACACAAAAATAACATCCCTGTTGAGGAGAATGATGGCGTTTACGGCAAGGAAGGCTTTATTTATCAGCAATTATTTGAGCTTCCCAATTTTGAAGGTAATTATCCGGTAATCGGCAGCTGGGTGATCGGGCAGGAGCCTGCAGGCATCGGGATCAGGGAAAGTGTTCACCTGATCACCAATAACCAGAGCCGTTTTGTTCCTCACCTTATCGGTTAA
- a CDS encoding LTA synthase family protein produces MFPSKIKPFLYLGIFYLIISLIVRIVFLFHPITTASFGFFEVIKVLSIGLLNDIFVFTLASTILALYFLFLSNSKYKKPYGYIIFGALVLFFLYILLVPNNIFNQYGGSISEVALTFVGIKTLFFGLMLFIPSKRIRIRNVLYFITLLLYVLLIIFNAVSEYFFYNEFGVRYNFIAVDYLIYTNEVIGNIMESYPVVPLFSAILIITLAITWFIYKKTKDELLELPNFKQKMILLGSFIVLAGISLFGISLLMQIRSDNVFADEIENNGLPKFYWAFTHNELDYFKFYPQIGQQEAEKNFLSQYAEPVLTRNVVAEQPELKKNVVLISIESLSADFMAHYGGTLKITPFLDSLADRSMMFTNLYATGNRTVRGLEALTLCIPPTAGESVIKRDDNKNKFTTGSVFKSKGYDVKFLYGGYSYFDNMQDFYAGNGYGIVDRNNFKPEEITFANVWGVADEDMAKKAIQTMNAEAKSGKPFFNHWMTVSNHRPFTYPDGRIDIPGTAKSRDGGVKYTDYSLRMFFEMAKKQDWYKNTVFVIIADHCASSAGKTELPMDKYRIPAMIFSEGFIQPQKFDKLMSQIDIMPTLFGLLNFNYQSKFLGQDVFKKEFQPKAYIATYQDLGLIKDGRLTIISPVKKVKQYSLQLESSTLAPEFKLYYDEKLMKDPDQKLVNDAVSAYQSTSFWLKEKKLNR; encoded by the coding sequence ATGTTTCCAAGCAAAATAAAACCATTCTTGTATTTAGGGATTTTCTATCTGATCATTTCATTGATCGTAAGAATTGTATTTCTTTTTCATCCGATCACTACGGCAAGTTTCGGTTTTTTTGAAGTCATAAAAGTCCTGTCAATCGGTTTATTGAATGATATTTTTGTTTTCACGTTAGCCAGTACGATTTTGGCACTTTATTTTTTATTTCTATCCAATTCAAAATACAAAAAACCTTATGGCTATATTATTTTTGGAGCCTTGGTGCTGTTTTTCCTCTACATATTGCTCGTTCCCAACAATATATTCAATCAGTATGGAGGATCTATTTCAGAAGTGGCTTTAACTTTTGTGGGAATTAAAACGCTGTTCTTTGGCCTGATGCTTTTTATCCCTTCAAAGAGGATCAGAATCAGAAATGTGTTATATTTCATTACACTTTTGCTATATGTTCTTCTGATCATCTTCAATGCTGTAAGTGAATATTTCTTTTATAATGAATTCGGAGTACGTTATAACTTCATTGCGGTAGATTATTTAATATACACCAACGAGGTTATCGGAAACATTATGGAAAGCTATCCTGTAGTACCCTTATTTTCTGCAATCCTGATTATCACTTTAGCCATTACATGGTTTATCTATAAAAAAACAAAAGACGAGCTTTTAGAACTTCCGAACTTTAAACAAAAGATGATCCTTTTAGGGAGTTTTATTGTTCTTGCCGGAATCAGTCTTTTTGGGATATCATTATTAATGCAGATCAGATCAGACAATGTTTTTGCCGACGAGATTGAAAACAACGGACTTCCAAAATTTTACTGGGCATTTACTCATAATGAACTGGATTATTTTAAATTTTACCCACAGATTGGCCAGCAGGAAGCTGAAAAGAATTTTTTGAGCCAGTACGCAGAACCTGTGTTAACAAGAAATGTGGTCGCAGAGCAACCTGAGCTTAAGAAAAACGTTGTTCTGATCTCTATTGAAAGCTTATCTGCCGATTTCATGGCACATTATGGAGGCACTTTAAAAATCACTCCTTTCCTGGATAGTCTGGCAGACCGATCCATGATGTTCACCAATCTTTATGCTACCGGAAACAGGACCGTAAGAGGTCTTGAAGCGCTTACACTTTGTATTCCCCCTACTGCCGGAGAAAGTGTGATCAAAAGGGATGATAACAAAAATAAATTCACAACAGGAAGCGTATTCAAATCCAAAGGATATGATGTGAAATTTTTATATGGCGGTTACAGCTATTTCGATAATATGCAGGATTTCTATGCCGGAAACGGGTATGGTATTGTCGACAGGAATAATTTTAAACCTGAAGAAATCACTTTTGCCAATGTCTGGGGTGTTGCCGATGAAGATATGGCTAAAAAAGCAATTCAGACAATGAATGCTGAGGCTAAATCCGGAAAACCGTTTTTCAACCACTGGATGACCGTTTCCAATCACAGGCCTTTTACCTATCCTGACGGAAGAATAGACATTCCCGGAACAGCAAAATCACGTGACGGCGGTGTAAAATATACCGATTATTCACTTAGAATGTTTTTTGAAATGGCTAAAAAACAGGATTGGTACAAAAATACAGTCTTTGTGATCATTGCCGATCATTGCGCATCCAGTGCAGGGAAAACAGAACTTCCTATGGATAAGTACAGAATTCCGGCGATGATCTTCTCGGAAGGATTTATCCAGCCTCAGAAATTTGATAAGCTGATGTCTCAGATCGATATAATGCCTACTTTATTCGGGCTGTTGAATTTCAACTACCAATCTAAATTTCTTGGCCAGGATGTCTTCAAAAAAGAATTCCAGCCCAAAGCCTATATAGCAACCTATCAGGATCTTGGATTGATAAAAGACGGGCGTTTAACGATCATTTCACCAGTTAAAAAGGTAAAACAATACTCGTTACAGCTGGAATCCAGCACTCTCGCTCCTGAATTCAAATTATATTATGATGAAAAGCTGATGAAGGATCCCGATCAGAAACTGGTCAATGATGCGGTTTCTGCCTATCAGTCCACTTCATTCTGGCTTAAAGAAAAGAAGCTTAACCGATAA
- the ribH gene encoding 6,7-dimethyl-8-ribityllumazine synthase has protein sequence MATVNLSDYKPLHITNAEDFSIGIVFSEWNDFVTYNLRDAALEILEKEGVKPENIKLFSVPGAFELNYASMQLCKERKYDAVIAIGCVIRGETPHFDFVCDAVAQGIKDCNILTDTPTIFCVLTDDTKEQSIARSGGDLGNKGVEAAVTALRMIDFKKNLSDKKGNIGFGHS, from the coding sequence ATGGCAACAGTTAATCTTTCCGATTACAAGCCACTTCATATAACAAATGCCGAAGATTTTTCTATCGGCATTGTTTTTTCTGAGTGGAATGATTTTGTAACTTACAATCTTCGTGATGCAGCTTTGGAAATTCTTGAAAAAGAAGGCGTAAAACCAGAAAACATTAAACTATTCTCGGTTCCGGGTGCTTTTGAACTGAACTATGCCAGTATGCAGCTATGCAAAGAAAGAAAGTATGATGCAGTAATCGCTATCGGATGTGTAATCCGTGGTGAGACTCCTCACTTTGATTTTGTATGTGATGCAGTAGCGCAGGGAATCAAAGACTGTAATATCTTAACGGATACCCCTACTATCTTCTGTGTGCTGACTGATGACACAAAAGAGCAGTCTATCGCAAGAAGTGGCGGAGACCTTGGAAATAAAGGTGTAGAAGCAGCAGTAACCGCTTTAAGGATGATCGATTTTAAAAAGAATCTTTCTGATAAAAAGGGGAATATCGGTTTCGGACACTCTTAA
- a CDS encoding tetratricopeptide repeat protein → MAKLGKNAQNEQEGKETVEFFKDLDREALNTERFLEKYSKPLGIIFGVLVLGVLGFFAYKQFVVAPKNVEAVKGFLAAQKNQTAGKDKEALGGTSAANTGFLGTYNEYSNTKVGELAAYNAGLLKFKAGKFQEAYDLLDKFSSDNKTLVALKFGAMADAQSGLNKNDEALSLLDKAASASDDPYTTYYFTRKAGILALGLKKNAEAKKYFSAISEKYQDYDNGMSDSYIEMTKYF, encoded by the coding sequence ATGGCAAAATTGGGAAAGAATGCTCAGAACGAGCAAGAAGGTAAAGAAACGGTTGAGTTCTTTAAAGACCTTGACAGAGAGGCTTTAAACACTGAACGGTTCCTTGAGAAATATTCAAAACCATTGGGTATTATTTTCGGGGTATTGGTATTGGGTGTTTTAGGATTTTTCGCTTACAAGCAGTTTGTAGTGGCTCCTAAGAATGTTGAAGCTGTAAAAGGTTTCCTTGCTGCTCAAAAAAACCAGACAGCAGGTAAAGACAAAGAAGCCTTAGGCGGAACTTCTGCTGCAAATACAGGTTTCTTAGGAACATATAACGAATATTCGAACACAAAGGTTGGTGAGCTTGCTGCTTATAATGCAGGATTATTAAAATTCAAAGCTGGAAAATTCCAGGAAGCTTACGATCTTTTAGATAAATTTTCATCTGACAACAAAACATTGGTAGCATTGAAATTTGGTGCCATGGCAGATGCACAATCAGGTCTTAATAAAAATGATGAGGCGCTGTCTTTATTAGATAAAGCTGCATCAGCTTCTGATGATCCTTATACTACTTACTATTTCACAAGAAAAGCAGGTATTCTAGCATTGGGATTAAAGAAAAATGCAGAAGCTAAGAAATACTTCTCTGCAATCAGCGAGAAATATCAGGACTATGACAACGGAATGTCTGATTCTTATATTGAAATGACTAAATATTTTTAA
- a CDS encoding adenine phosphoribosyltransferase, with protein sequence MASQELIRKLEDTIENIPDFPIPGIQFKDISPIFLNPKLYEDVIAELVAFSKGKVDAVCGIESRGYLFGIAIAVALEVPFILIRKAGKLPPPVISEKYDLEYGSAVIETRKGQIKPGQRILIHDDLLATGGTTEAAAKLVEKQGATVAQFSFLIGLKGLNGDEKLKRFNAEIYPVLEY encoded by the coding sequence ATGGCTTCACAAGAACTGATCAGAAAACTGGAAGATACAATTGAAAATATCCCTGATTTTCCCATCCCGGGAATCCAGTTCAAAGATATTTCACCCATTTTTCTAAATCCAAAACTTTATGAAGATGTGATCGCAGAATTGGTTGCATTCAGTAAAGGAAAAGTAGATGCCGTATGCGGAATAGAAAGCCGCGGATATTTATTCGGAATTGCCATTGCCGTAGCATTGGAAGTTCCTTTCATCCTGATCAGAAAGGCAGGCAAGCTCCCACCACCGGTTATTTCAGAAAAATATGACCTGGAATACGGAAGTGCAGTGATTGAAACCCGTAAAGGGCAGATAAAGCCGGGACAGAGAATTCTTATCCATGATGATTTATTGGCAACAGGCGGAACTACAGAAGCCGCAGCCAAACTAGTGGAAAAACAAGGGGCAACCGTCGCACAATTCAGTTTCCTTATTGGCCTGAAAGGATTAAACGGAGATGAGAAACTGAAAAGATTTAATGCAGAAATCTATCCCGTTCTTGAATATTAA
- a CDS encoding quinol:cytochrome C oxidoreductase, which produces MYSFSPKLKSTSLILLVVGLVLFAVGFFMNRGISTEKIEHMMEAVHSAGHDAPTHSSEMVGPQDHAAHLEHATMQIHNSPLASLHFVAVFFFGVSCAVLFFYCIQHVAHAGWPIIITRVMEAIASYIPFGGAILVILMFLNIFHQAHLFHWMDPDLTDPNSAHFDVILFEKKRFLNIPFYAIRTLIYVIGASFFVMKLKAQSKKVDETKSKVEYQLLYRWAVGYIAFFGFASAAWAWDWLMSIDPHWYSTMYIWYSMVSCLSSGIAVIILLSVFLKKNGFLPQFNDNHLHDLGVFLFATSMLWTYTWFAQFMLYWYANVPEEVNYFFGRFQHYGITFLPMLIVNFVLPLLVLVSSSIKRNYKVVTTMAVVVILGHLLDYFNMVMPGTVGPYWKTPEVLILILGAVLFVVGLFMFTVLTALSKLKLIPTGNPFLHESEIYEYPF; this is translated from the coding sequence ATGTATAGTTTTTCACCAAAATTAAAATCAACTTCTCTAATACTTCTTGTGGTAGGTTTAGTTCTATTTGCTGTCGGTTTCTTTATGAATAGAGGAATCAGTACTGAGAAAATAGAGCATATGATGGAAGCGGTTCATTCTGCCGGTCATGATGCACCTACACACTCAAGTGAAATGGTAGGGCCTCAGGACCATGCCGCTCATTTAGAGCATGCGACAATGCAAATTCATAATTCGCCTTTAGCATCATTACATTTCGTAGCTGTATTCTTCTTCGGAGTAAGTTGTGCAGTATTATTTTTCTACTGTATTCAGCATGTTGCTCACGCAGGATGGCCAATTATCATCACAAGAGTAATGGAAGCTATTGCTTCTTATATCCCTTTTGGAGGTGCTATTTTAGTAATATTAATGTTCCTGAATATCTTTCACCAGGCTCACCTGTTCCATTGGATGGATCCGGATCTTACAGATCCAAATTCTGCCCATTTCGACGTAATCCTGTTTGAAAAGAAGAGATTCTTAAATATTCCTTTCTATGCAATCAGAACATTGATCTATGTGATAGGCGCTTCATTCTTTGTAATGAAACTTAAAGCTCAGTCTAAGAAAGTAGACGAAACCAAATCTAAAGTAGAATATCAATTGCTTTACAGATGGGCAGTAGGATATATCGCATTCTTCGGATTTGCTTCTGCAGCTTGGGCTTGGGACTGGTTGATGTCTATTGACCCTCACTGGTATTCTACAATGTATATCTGGTATTCAATGGTAAGCTGCCTTTCAAGTGGTATTGCTGTGATCATTCTTCTAAGTGTTTTCTTAAAGAAAAACGGATTTTTACCTCAGTTCAATGACAACCACTTACACGATTTAGGAGTATTCCTTTTCGCTACAAGTATGCTTTGGACGTATACATGGTTTGCACAGTTTATGCTATATTGGTATGCGAATGTACCGGAAGAAGTTAACTACTTCTTTGGAAGATTCCAGCACTATGGTATTACTTTCTTACCAATGCTAATAGTAAACTTCGTATTGCCATTATTGGTATTAGTAAGCAGCAGCATCAAAAGAAACTACAAAGTTGTTACCACAATGGCTGTAGTGGTTATTTTAGGTCACCTTTTAGATTATTTCAATATGGTAATGCCTGGAACGGTAGGTCCATACTGGAAAACTCCTGAAGTATTGATCCTGATATTAGGTGCTGTACTATTTGTAGTAGGATTATTTATGTTCACTGTATTGACTGCTTTATCAAAATTAAAGCTGATTCCTACAGGAAACCCATTCTTACATGAATCTGAAATTTATGAGTATCCTTTCTAA
- a CDS encoding DUF3341 domain-containing protein, giving the protein MSTTKIVYGLYADDDDLMNGVKAFNDKGIAINEVYTPFPVHGLDKALGLKKTRISDAAFLYALYGVTIGATVTWYVMNHDWPQNIGGKPAFDWAHNMPAFVVPMFELMVFCAAHMMSLTFLVRNKMYPGAPAQNPDPRTTDDKFMMEFVTEDVESVKQLLIETGVEEITVKDA; this is encoded by the coding sequence ATGAGCACCACTAAAATTGTATACGGACTTTATGCTGACGACGACGATCTAATGAACGGCGTTAAGGCATTCAACGATAAAGGAATCGCTATAAACGAAGTTTATACTCCGTTTCCGGTTCATGGACTAGACAAAGCTTTAGGGTTAAAGAAAACAAGAATTTCTGATGCCGCATTCTTATATGCTCTTTATGGAGTGACCATTGGTGCTACTGTAACCTGGTATGTAATGAATCATGACTGGCCTCAAAATATTGGTGGTAAACCTGCTTTTGACTGGGCACACAACATGCCTGCATTCGTAGTTCCAATGTTTGAATTGATGGTTTTCTGTGCTGCTCACATGATGTCATTGACTTTCTTAGTAAGAAATAAAATGTATCCTGGAGCTCCTGCTCAGAACCCGGATCCGAGAACTACTGATGATAAATTCATGATGGAATTTGTAACTGAAGATGTAGAATCTGTAAAACAGTTGCTGATTGAAACTGGAGTTGAAGAAATAACTGTTAAAGACGCTTAA
- the nrfD gene encoding NrfD/PsrC family molybdoenzyme membrane anchor subunit has translation MSGHYEAPIREPLIIGHKTYHDITEDIARPIEERAGKLWWVSLYAALVLFIYGFGCIAYTIGTGIGAWGLNRTINWGWDITNFVWWVGIGHAGTLISAVLLLFRQRWRMSVNRSAEAMTIFAVVQAAIFPVIHMGRVWVGYWVFPLPNQFGSLWGNFNSPLLWDVFAISTYFSVSTVFWFMGLIPDFAMIRDRAKTPWTKKIYTFLAFGWGGKAKHWQRFEELSLVLAGLATPLVFSVHTTVSFDFATSVIKGWHSTIYPPYFVAGAIFSGFAMVQTLLLVARKVCHLEEYITMYHIEIMNIVIILTGGMVTVAYATEYFIGWYSGSRFEDFTYLSPGAAVGPYWWAFWALISCNLIIPALFWFKRIRTNIIATFIIALIINIGMWFERFDIIVINLSRDYLPGSWTMFKPTIIDVGVYLGTIGFFSVLFLLYARTFPVIAQAELKSILKISGETYKAKEGDEHH, from the coding sequence ATGTCAGGACATTACGAAGCTCCGATAAGGGAACCTCTAATTATTGGTCACAAAACTTATCACGATATTACAGAAGATATCGCACGACCTATCGAAGAAAGAGCAGGTAAATTATGGTGGGTATCACTATATGCAGCCTTGGTTCTATTCATCTATGGATTTGGGTGTATCGCTTATACTATCGGGACAGGTATTGGAGCATGGGGGCTTAACAGAACTATTAACTGGGGTTGGGATATTACCAACTTCGTATGGTGGGTAGGTATCGGTCACGCCGGAACACTTATCTCCGCAGTATTATTATTATTTAGACAGCGTTGGAGAATGTCTGTAAACAGATCTGCAGAGGCGATGACGATCTTTGCGGTTGTGCAGGCAGCAATCTTCCCTGTAATCCACATGGGTAGAGTTTGGGTAGGATACTGGGTTTTCCCTCTTCCAAACCAATTCGGTTCTCTTTGGGGGAACTTTAACTCTCCTCTACTTTGGGACGTATTTGCGATCTCTACGTATTTCTCAGTATCAACTGTATTCTGGTTTATGGGACTAATCCCTGACTTTGCAATGATCAGAGATAGAGCTAAAACACCTTGGACTAAGAAAATTTATACATTCCTAGCATTTGGATGGGGTGGTAAAGCAAAACACTGGCAGAGATTCGAAGAACTTTCTTTGGTTCTTGCAGGTTTAGCTACTCCACTTGTATTCTCAGTACACACCACGGTATCTTTTGACTTCGCAACTTCGGTTATTAAAGGATGGCACTCTACGATCTATCCTCCTTACTTCGTTGCAGGAGCAATCTTCTCAGGATTTGCAATGGTACAGACCCTATTGCTTGTCGCTAGAAAAGTATGTCACCTTGAGGAATATATCACAATGTATCATATCGAAATTATGAACATCGTAATTATTCTTACCGGTGGTATGGTAACTGTAGCGTATGCTACTGAATATTTCATCGGATGGTACTCAGGATCAAGATTTGAAGACTTTACTTATCTTTCTCCGGGTGCTGCTGTAGGACCTTACTGGTGGGCATTCTGGGCTTTGATTAGCTGTAACTTGATTATCCCGGCATTATTCTGGTTCAAGAGAATAAGAACAAATATCATCGCAACATTTATTATTGCATTGATCATCAACATCGGTATGTGGTTTGAGCGTTTTGATATCATCGTTATCAACCTTTCCAGAGATTACTTACCAGGATCTTGGACTATGTTTAAGCCAACGATCATTGATGTGGGTGTATATTTAGGAACAATCGGATTCTTCTCTGTATTATTCTTACTATACGCAAGAACGTTCCCTGTAATTGCACAGGCTGAATTAAAATCGATTCTGAAAATTTCAGGTGAAACTTATAAAGCAAAAGAAGGAGATGAGCACCACTAA